One part of the Pseudophryne corroboree isolate aPseCor3 chromosome 3 unlocalized genomic scaffold, aPseCor3.hap2 SUPER_3_unloc_73, whole genome shotgun sequence genome encodes these proteins:
- the LOC134984688 gene encoding gastrula zinc finger protein XlCGF26.1-like, with amino-acid sequence MEGEEETYVTDIKAEDTEEEKETYVTDINTEDIEGEEETYVTDIKAEDIEGEEETYVTDIKAEDIEGEEETYVRGDQQCKEEEIPTDISTDGHTSRNISEGHLMLSPDCDIKDNDSRPDSPGANPITPIIHPTLFADSGKCSPDHSDIDASVTALTVDTEFPCSIDAKCFTQSTKLITHQTAKAGQRPFPCSECGKCFTYKSLLVRHERSHTGEKPFPCSECGKSFIQKSALVIHERSHTGEKPFPCSECGKCFTLKSHLLRHVKIHTGDRPFPCSECGKCFIDKSHLVRHERSHTGEKQFPCSECGKCFIDKSHLVRHERSHTGEKQFPCSECGKCFIDKSNLVRHERSHTGEKQFPCSECGKCFLEKSHLVTHERKHTGEKPFQCSECGKCFGQKSYLVTHHRSHTGEKPFPCSECGKCFTHKSQLVRHEISHTGEEPFPCSECGKCFIVKSQLIRHERHHTGEKPFPCSECGKCFVQKSELVTHRRIHTGEKPFPCSECGKFFIQKSNLVRHERSHTYKGQGFSVTIQHGGSFLSDLSLHNVS; translated from the exons atggagggagaagaagagacatatgtgactgatataaaggcagaagatacagaggaagaaaaagagacgtatgtgactgatataaacacagaagatatagagggagaagaagagacgtatgtgactgatataaaggcagaagatatagagggagaagaagagacgtatgtgactgatataaaggcagaagatatagagggagaagaagagacgtatgttagGGGTGATcaacagtgtaaggaggaggagatccctacagatatcagcacag atggacacacaagcaggaatatctcagaaggacatctaatgttatccccggattgtgacataaaagataatgacagtagaccggattctccaggagctaaccccattaccccaattatacatccaactCTATTTGCTGattctgggaaatgttctcctgatcactctgatattgatgCATCTgtcacagctctgacagtagatacagagtttccctgttctatagatgccaaatgttttacacagagcacaaagcttattacccatcagacagCTAAGGCAGgacagaggccatttccatgttctgagtgtgggaaatgttttacatacaaatcacttcttgtaagacatgagagaagtcacacaggtgagaagccatttccatgttctgagtgtggaaaatcttTTATAcaaaaatcagctcttgttatacatgagagaagtcacacaggtgagaaaccatttccatgttccgagtgtgggaaatgttttacactgaaatcacatcttctTAGACATGTGAAAATCCATACAGGTgataggccatttccatgttctgagtgtgggaaatgttttatagataagtcacatcttgttagacatgagagaagtcatacaggtgagaaacaatttccatgttctgagtgtgggaaatgttttatagataagtcacatcttgttagacatgagagaagtcatacaggtgagaaacaatttccatgttctgagtgtgggaaatgttttatagataagtcaaatcttgttagacatgagagaagtcatacaggtgagaaacaatttccatgttctgagtgtgggaaatgttttctagagaaatcacatcttgttacacatgagagaaaaCACACcggtgagaaaccatttcaatgttctgagtgtgggaaatgttttggacagaaatcatatcttgttacacatcacagaagtcacacaggtgagaagccatttccatgttctgagtgtgggaaatgttttacacataagtcacaacttgttagacatgagaTAAGTCATACAGGTGaagaaccatttccatgttctgagtgtgggaaatgttttatagttAAGTCACAACTTATTAGACATgagagacatcacacaggtgagaagccatttccatgttctgagtgtgggaaatgttttgtacagaaatcagaacttgttacacataggagaatacacacaggtgagaaaccatttccatgttctgagtgtgggaaattttttatacaaaaatcaaatcttgttcgacatgagagaagtcacacctacAAAGGGCAAGGCTTCAGCGTTACCATCCAACATGGGGGAAGCTTTCTCTCTGACCTCTCATTACACAACGTATCCTGA